A DNA window from Mastomys coucha isolate ucsf_1 unplaced genomic scaffold, UCSF_Mcou_1 pScaffold21, whole genome shotgun sequence contains the following coding sequences:
- the Marveld1 gene encoding MARVEL domain-containing protein 1, with amino-acid sequence MLPPPPRQPPPQARTARGSLRLQRAFLRGPLGVLRLLQLLAGAAFWITIATSKYQGPVHFALFVSVLFWLLTLGLYFITLLGKQELVPVLGSRWLVVNVAHDLLAAALYGAATGIMIDQTQRHSYCNLKNYRLPCAYHAFLAASVCGGLCLGLYLLSALYGCCRRFQGKEEVV; translated from the coding sequence ATGCTCCCGCCGCCCCCGCGCCAGCCGCCTCCTCAGGCGCGCACGGCCCGCGGCTCCCTGCGCCTGCAGCGGGCTTTCCTGCGCGGCCCGCTGGGCGTGCTGCggctgctgcagctgctggccGGAGCCGCCTTCTGGATCACCATCGCCACCAGCAAGTACCAGGGCCCGGTGCACTTCGCGCTCTTCGTGTCGGTGCTCTTCTGGCTGCTCACCCTGGGGCTCTACTTCATCACGCTGCTGGGCAAGCAGGAGCTGGTGCCCGTGCTGGGCTCGCGCTGGCTCGTGGTCAACGTGGCGCACGACCTGCTGGCGGCCGCTCTCTACGGGGCCGCGACGGGCATCATGATCGACCAGACGCAGCGCCACAGCTACTGCAACCTCAAGAACTACCGGCTGCCCTGCGCCTACCATGCCTTCCTGGCGGCCTCGGTCTGCGGCGGCCTCTGCCTCGGCCTCTATCTGCTCTCGGCACTCTACGGCTGCTGCCGTCGCTTCCAGGGCAAGGAGGAGGTGGTGTGA